The Trinickia caryophylli genomic sequence GCAGCACGATGCCGCGGTTCGTCCATGCTTCCGGCAGCAGCGGGTTGATCGAGAGCGCCTGATCGTAGGCTTGCAGCGCCTCGTCATGGCGCTCGAGCGCCAACAAAGCATGGCCGCGGCACAGGTGCGCCGCCGGATACCGCGCATCGGCGAGCAACGCATCGCGCAGTACGTCGAGCGCTTCGGCGTGACGCCCGAGCTTCACGAGCACGCCGGCATGATTGGCGAATGCCCAGGCATGGCGCCGGTCGATTTGCAGCGAGCGCGCCAGCAACGGCTCGGCGCTCGCGGGGGCACCAGACGCATCGTAGGCCATACCGAGCAGGTGCAAGGCCTCCGCGTGCTCGGGAGACATCGACAGCACGCCGCGGCAAAGCCGTTGTGCCTGCTCGTATTCGGCACGGGCGAAGTGGACGCGCGCGCGCTCGAGGCTGTCGCGCACCGCGTGCTCGACAAACGCCGCGGGTCCCGGCGCTTCATGCGCCGCGGCCATCGCCTCGACCGGGGCCCGCTTCGCGCGCGTCATGACGTGGTATGCGCGAGCCACTGCTGCCGCAGCGCAGCCGCAACCTGCTCGAGCACGGCATCCCAGTCACCCGCGCGCGGCTGCCGAAAAAGCGTCGCGCTCGGATACCACATGCTCGCCGCGCCGCTCAGGCGCCAGCGCCAGTCCGGCAGCCACGGCAAGAGCAGCCATAACTGCCGTGCCAGCGCGCCGGCCAGATGCGCGACCGACGTATCGACGCTGATCACATGGTCGAGCGCGCCGACGAGTGCGGCGGTATCGCCGAAATCGCCCAGTTCCTCGCCGAAATGACGGATGCCGGATTCTTCGAGCGTTTCGCGGTCTTCGTCGCGAACGACCTTCTGCAGGCTGACCCATTCGACACCTTCGATCAAGAGCGGCCTGAGCCGCGCGAGACCGATCGATCGATTGTGGTCGTCCAGATGCTGCGGATTACCGGACCATGCGATTCCGATGCGCGGCCTGGTCTTCGTTCCGAGCCGCTCGTGCCAGTGCGCGATTCGCGCGGGCACGGCGGCAAGGTACGGCACGTCGGCCGGAATCGACGCCTCATCGGTCTTGAACGCGAGCGCGAGGCTCAGCAGCGGGCAGTGACAGTCGAACGGCGGCAACGGATCGCCGCGCGCGACGACGACATCCGCGCCCCGGACGGTCGACATCAAATTCACCACAGGCCGCTGCACCTCGAGCACGACCGTGGCGCCGAGCGCCTTCACGCGTTCGACGTAGCGACAAAACTGCAGCGTGTCGCCCAGCCCCTGCTCCGCGTGCAACAGGATCGTTCTGCCCGCCAGCGGCGCATCGCCGAGCCACAGCGGCTGCGGGAAGTCGCGTGCAAAGGCGCCGACCTGCTCCTCGCGCCAGCGCCACTCGTACTCCGCCCAGCCACGTGCGAAATCGCCGAGGGACAGCAGGACGAACGCCTTCGAAAAATGCGTCTCGATGTGGCCGGGGTCGGCATCCAGCACCCGGTCGTACGCCTCGAGCGCTTCGTCGTGGCGCATCATCATCCGCAGCGTGTTGGCGCACTGGAACCGCGTGGCCAAATCGTCGGGCGCCAGCTGGTGCGCGCGCTCGAGATCGGCAAGCGCTTCATCGTAACGATGCAGATACTGCAGCGCCTGCCCGCGCGCGTACCATGCGGGCGCAAAATCATCGTTTTCCTTCAGGGCCCGCTCGGCGCTCGAAAGCGCCGCCTCCGGACGCCTCGACTGCCTGAGGACCCGCGAGCGGTTGCAAAGCGCCTCGACGAAGCGCGGGGAAACATCAATCGCGGCATCGTAGCTCGCGATTGCCTCGTCGAGACGCCCCAGCCTGGCGAGCACGTTGCCGCGATGGGCAAGCCCAAGCAGGTGCCGGGGCTCCAATGCAAGTAATCGCTCGGTGCGCGCAAGCGCTTCATGCAGGCGACCGAGTCGCTCCAATGCCACCGCACTGTTATAGAGCGCCTCGACGCTGTCCGGCCGCGCAGCCAGCGCGTCGTTGAAGCACCCAAGCGCCGGTTCGAGTCGTCCCAGCCGGGCGAGCGTCTCGCCTCGGGCCATGGCCATGGCCACGCTCGCCGGCTGCAGCGCGAGCGCAAGTTCGTAGTCGACGAGTGCCGCTTCCCACTGCTGTTCAGCCCGCAACGCGTCGCCGCGCAGACTGTGCGCATCGAACGAGCCCGGCTCCAGCGACAGCGCACGCTCGCACGCATCGATCGCTTCCCGATGGCGGCCGATCCGGTGCAGAGCCGCCGCGCGCTTCGTCCAGACGAGCGCCGGCGGCTGCCCCGGCAGCGATGCGATGATCCGGTCCAGCGTATCGATCGCCTGCTCGTTGTGTCCGCTCTCGGCCAGCAAGTCCGCACGCAGCAAGAGCGCCCGTGGGTGATCGGGATGCATCCGCAGCGCGGCGTCGAGGCGCTCGAGCGCCTCGGCACGCCGCTCCAGCGCCAGCAGTACCGACGCATGATTGGCCAGTGCGAGCGCCGACGGCTGCCGTTCGATCGAACGGTTCAGATATCCATGCGCCTCGAGCAGACGCCCGTCCTGGAATCGCAGCAGCCCGAGCATATGCAGCGCGTCCGGATCGTCTGGCTGCGTCCGGAGCAGCGAACGATATCCGCTTTCCGCCTCCTCCCATGCCCCGCGGGCATGAGCGGCACGGGCTCGCTCGAGCAATTCGGCCCGGCCGGTAGCTAGTGCGTCGGCATTCATTGCGCCCCCTCCAATCGTGCGGCAAGCGCCGAGCGCACCGCATCGATCGCTGCGTCCCATCTCCCCCGCGCCGGCTGCCGGAAAAGCCGTGCACTCGGGTACCAAGGGCTGTCGGAGCGGCCGTTCAACCAGCGCCATTCGGCGAGATAAGGCAGCAGGATCCACACTGGCACCGCGAGCGCGCCCGCGAGGTGTGCGACCGCGGTGTCGACAGCGATCACGAGATCGAGCGAGAGCATGAGCGCGGCGGTCTCGCTGAAGTCGGTCAACTGCGCATCGAACGTCCGAATCGGCATGGCGGCGAGCGTGGCCCAGTCGCGCTCGCGCACCCCCTTTTGCAGGCTGACCCATTCGACGCCGAGCGACATCAGCGGATCGAGTGCCGCAAGCGGCAACGATCGGGCGCGATCGTTGCGATGCTCGGCATTGCCCGACCACGCGAGGCCGATGCGCATGCGCGTGCGCATGCCGAGCCGACCTCGCCAGGCCTTGACGCGCGACTCGGCGACGCCAAGATAGGGGACCTCGGCGGGAATGGTATGCGGCGCGGTGCCGAAGGCGTACGGCAGGCTCAGCAGCGGAATGTGGAAATCGGCGGGCGGGGCCGACGGCTGCGTGCCGATCACGTCGATCCCCTGGAGCGAGCCGGCCACCAGTGCGTGAAGCGGGGGCTGCACTTCGAGCACGACACTCGCGCCCCGCTTGCGCAAAAGCGGCGCGTAGCGGCAAAACTGTAACGTATCGCCGAAGCCCTGCTCGGCGTGTACATGGATCGTCTTGCCGAGCAGCGGCTCGTGCCCGGACCAGCGCGGGCTGGCGAGCGTGCGCTCGGTACCGCGCTTCGCCGGCACATGCTGTCGCCACTCGTACTTCGGCCAGCCACGGGCGAAGTCGCCCTCGAGCAAATGGATGTATCCCTGCGCGAAATGCGCATCCACATGATCGGGGTCAGCCACCGTGGCGCGCCCGTGTGCGTCGATCGCCTCCTCGAACCGCGACATCTCGAACAATGCGTTTCCTCGACCGAACCACGCGGGCGCATGGTCCGCGCCGAGCGCGAGCGCGCTGTCGAACGCCGAGAGCGCATCGTCGAACCGCTGCAGATCGTGGAGCACACTGCCGCGATTGCACCACGCCTGCAGCAATCGCCGATCGAGCTCGAGCGCGGCATCGTAGCTTGCGAGCGCGTCATCGAAGCGATTCAAGCTGCGCAGCGCCGATCCGCGGTTGCACAGCACCTCCGCGAACGCGGGCCCGATCGCCAGCGCGCGGTCATATTCGGCAAGCGCATCGTCAAAGCGCTCGAGGCTCAAGAGGGCATTGCCGCGGCACGCCAGCGCGCGTGCATGGCGCGGCTCGCGTTCGAGTACGCGGGCGCAGCGCTGCAACGCCTCGTCGGCCCGGCCGAGGCGCTCGAGCGCCACAGCACTGTTGTAAAGTGCATCGACGAATTCGGGCTGAGCCGCGATCGCCTCGTTGAAGCTCGCAAGCGCCTCCCCCTCACGCCCGAGAGCGACGAGCGCGCGGCCCCGCGCGCAGAGAACGGACGGATGCCCCGGCATGACCGCCAACGCGGCCTCGTAGTCGCGCAGGGCCTCCTGATGGCATCCGATGCCGCTATATGTATTGCCGCGATTGCAGAGCGATTCGAACGACTGCGGATCGACTGTCAGCGCGCGCTCGAAACTTTCGAGTGCTTCCCGATGACGCCCGAGCGCCCGCAAGGCACTGCCCCGGTTGCAGAGCGCGTCGAGCGTCAGCGGCGCGATCTCCAGCACCCGGTCGTACGCCTCGATCGCGTCCTCGTGGCGCTGCAGCGCGATGAGCGTATTGCCGAGCCGCACGAGTGCATGCAGATGGCGTGGATCGAGCGCGAGCGCCGAACGGAAATGCCCTAGCGCCTCCTCCATCCGGCCCAACTGCGCCATGATCGCGCCGAGGTTCGCCAGAGCCAGAGGTGCTGGCGCGAGTGCGACAGCGCGGCTCATGAGCGTCATGGCCCCGTCGATGTCGCCACGCTGGTAGCGAAGCACACCGAACAGATGCTGCGCCTCGGCATCGTTGGGCTCCTGTTCGAGCCACGCCTCGTAAGCTTTCTGTGCTTCGTCGAGCCGGCCTTGTTCGTGCAGCGCCCTCGCGACCGCAAGGTCGGTACGGTGCCGAGGCACGTGCTGCTGTGCGGCGCCTGCGGCATGCGCGAGGCCGGTCAGTCCTTGTCCCCACTCCATATGTCCCCTCCGTCGAGCAGCCCAGGCGCCGCGGTTCGCGCCGATCCGATCCGTTCTTCGATGAACGATGCCGAAACCGCGTCAGGTTATCGGCGAGCCCATAACCGCCGTGTGACGCGTTGTACGCACCATCGGATGGATCGCCGGCAGCGCTATTGGCCGATGGGAATCACGCGCGAGTACTCCAGCGCCGGCGAACCGAGCCGGACGACGAAGCGCAGCCCCTTCGGCAGCGGCATGCCGATGCTGGTGAAACTGCTGATGCCATGCGTTGCGAGAAATCGTTGATACGACTGAGCCACCTCCGCTTGATCCGAGACCCATCCCAGCGAAGGAATCCACACGGCAAGGCTCATGGAGACAACCCGATCGCTTGCCGCCGCGCTCGGGAAACGCTCCATGTGCTGCAACGTGTCCGCGAGGCGCGAAAGCGTCGACACCGGCTCGGACGCGCTGCGCGCGAGCACCCCGCCGTGCAGGCGATAGCGGACCACTTGCAGCCTCGTCGGTTCGTCGCTTCCCACCCCGATGTGCCGGATAAGCACAAGTTCGCCGGGCATGATGCGCAGCGGCGGCCCGAATACCTCGTCAGGGGTGACCAGATTCGCCATGTCGTACTGCAATTGGGAGAAACAACGGCCAAGCGTACGCGTGCGCGCAAGATTCGCGACGAGACCCTCGCGGGCGCGCATCGCGCTGTCCAGGCCGCGCCACGATACGAGGGCAACGACGGCCATCAGCGCGATCGCAATCAACATTTCGAGCAGCGTGAAGCCGGCTGCGGAGCGTGCGCGGGCAATAGGCCGCAAGCCCACGGCGCGATGCGTGCCCGCACGCTCAACGCCTGCGCTCATCCTGCATCACCGTGGCGGATTGAGCGAGTATTTCCCGGCTGGATGCGGACGGATAGACGTCAATGACCACCGCGCGCAGCAGCGGCTCGTCCAGCGATGTGACGGTTTGCCGGCAAACAAACCGGTACCGGCCCTGCGGACAGGGCTGGACCGTCTCGCCCAGGTCGGGCCAGCTCTGCGAGACGCGCAGTGCCGCCAGCGCATTGTCTGCACTCCAGACCGCCAGCAGCCGGGAAGTGGCCGCCTCGGTACCGGACGCGAGCGCGCCCATCGCGCGCACGACGGCGCCGAGCGCGACGGCAACGATCGCCAGCGCGATCAGCACTTCGATCAACGTGAAACCCGCGTGATACGTGGGCGCCCGGCCACGCCGCCGCGCACAGTAGTGACTGTCCATCGTTCACCGCCGTTAAAACCATCCAGGCCGCCGCCAAAAGCGCGACGTCGCCCCGCGGCTGCGGGGAGTCGTGATCGGTCAATATAGAGCGCCCGGATGGCAGGGCGATTTCGGTTGATCCGGACAACGGCACACGAGCGGCTCGATCCTGGCGCGCGCGCCCGGGAGAAGAAACGCGTTCCCGGTTTATCATCACGGCCTCAGACGGTTGAATCTCGTGAGTCGCTTATCGTATGAATCCCGCAACGAATGGCTTTTTGCTTTCTTTATCTCTTTGCCTCGACATCGGCATCGTGAACATCGCGATCATGACCGTCTCCATGCAGCGCGGATATTGGACCGGCTTCTGGCTCGGGCTCGGCTCCTGCGTGGGCGATCTCGTCTATGCCCTCCTTGCGTTGGCGGGCATGACGGCATTGCTGCGGTTTTCCGCCATCCGCTGGGGCATGTGGCTCGGCGGGACGTTCGTGCTGGTCGCACTCGCGCTCAAAATGGCCATTTCGGCGATCAGATCGGCACGGTCCCCACAGGACGGCAACGAGCCGGCCGCCAGCGGAACGCATCGTCAGCAGTTCGTGAAGGGCGTTTTGCTTGCGCTGTCGTCGCCGTCGGCGATCATCTGGTTCGCGGCCGTCGGCGGCGCGCTGATTGCGCAATCGGGCGTACGCGGATGGGAAGCGACGAGCAGCTTTCTCGGAGGATTCTTCGCGGCCGGACTCGCATGGACGGCGGCGTTATGCCTCGTCGCGGCCAAAGGCGGAAAAGTGTTCGGCGCGAAAGCACTGTCGTTTTGCTACTTTGCCTCGGCTGCGCTTTTTGCCTTCTTCGCTTGGCAGGTCGTTTCCTCCGGCTACAAGACGCTCATTCTGGGCGCCGCGTCGTAACCGGCCGCCGGTTCGGGCAGCGCTCA encodes the following:
- a CDS encoding PulJ/GspJ family protein, producing MSAGVERAGTHRAVGLRPIARARSAAGFTLLEMLIAIALMAVVALVSWRGLDSAMRAREGLVANLARTRTLGRCFSQLQYDMANLVTPDEVFGPPLRIMPGELVLIRHIGVGSDEPTRLQVVRYRLHGGVLARSASEPVSTLSRLADTLQHMERFPSAAASDRVVSMSLAVWIPSLGWVSDQAEVAQSYQRFLATHGISSFTSIGMPLPKGLRFVVRLGSPALEYSRVIPIGQ
- a CDS encoding tetratricopeptide repeat protein translates to MNADALATGRAELLERARAAHARGAWEEAESGYRSLLRTQPDDPDALHMLGLLRFQDGRLLEAHGYLNRSIERQPSALALANHASVLLALERRAEALERLDAALRMHPDHPRALLLRADLLAESGHNEQAIDTLDRIIASLPGQPPALVWTKRAAALHRIGRHREAIDACERALSLEPGSFDAHSLRGDALRAEQQWEAALVDYELALALQPASVAMAMARGETLARLGRLEPALGCFNDALAARPDSVEALYNSAVALERLGRLHEALARTERLLALEPRHLLGLAHRGNVLARLGRLDEAIASYDAAIDVSPRFVEALCNRSRVLRQSRRPEAALSSAERALKENDDFAPAWYARGQALQYLHRYDEALADLERAHQLAPDDLATRFQCANTLRMMMRHDEALEAYDRVLDADPGHIETHFSKAFVLLSLGDFARGWAEYEWRWREEQVGAFARDFPQPLWLGDAPLAGRTILLHAEQGLGDTLQFCRYVERVKALGATVVLEVQRPVVNLMSTVRGADVVVARGDPLPPFDCHCPLLSLALAFKTDEASIPADVPYLAAVPARIAHWHERLGTKTRPRIGIAWSGNPQHLDDHNRSIGLARLRPLLIEGVEWVSLQKVVRDEDRETLEESGIRHFGEELGDFGDTAALVGALDHVISVDTSVAHLAGALARQLWLLLPWLPDWRWRLSGAASMWYPSATLFRQPRAGDWDAVLEQVAAALRQQWLAHTTS
- the gspI gene encoding type II secretion system minor pseudopilin GspI → MDSHYCARRRGRAPTYHAGFTLIEVLIALAIVAVALGAVVRAMGALASGTEAATSRLLAVWSADNALAALRVSQSWPDLGETVQPCPQGRYRFVCRQTVTSLDEPLLRAVVIDVYPSASSREILAQSATVMQDERRR
- a CDS encoding tetratricopeptide repeat protein, producing MEWGQGLTGLAHAAGAAQQHVPRHRTDLAVARALHEQGRLDEAQKAYEAWLEQEPNDAEAQHLFGVLRYQRGDIDGAMTLMSRAVALAPAPLALANLGAIMAQLGRMEEALGHFRSALALDPRHLHALVRLGNTLIALQRHEDAIEAYDRVLEIAPLTLDALCNRGSALRALGRHREALESFERALTVDPQSFESLCNRGNTYSGIGCHQEALRDYEAALAVMPGHPSVLCARGRALVALGREGEALASFNEAIAAQPEFVDALYNSAVALERLGRADEALQRCARVLEREPRHARALACRGNALLSLERFDDALAEYDRALAIGPAFAEVLCNRGSALRSLNRFDDALASYDAALELDRRLLQAWCNRGSVLHDLQRFDDALSAFDSALALGADHAPAWFGRGNALFEMSRFEEAIDAHGRATVADPDHVDAHFAQGYIHLLEGDFARGWPKYEWRQHVPAKRGTERTLASPRWSGHEPLLGKTIHVHAEQGFGDTLQFCRYAPLLRKRGASVVLEVQPPLHALVAGSLQGIDVIGTQPSAPPADFHIPLLSLPYAFGTAPHTIPAEVPYLGVAESRVKAWRGRLGMRTRMRIGLAWSGNAEHRNDRARSLPLAALDPLMSLGVEWVSLQKGVRERDWATLAAMPIRTFDAQLTDFSETAALMLSLDLVIAVDTAVAHLAGALAVPVWILLPYLAEWRWLNGRSDSPWYPSARLFRQPARGRWDAAIDAVRSALAARLEGAQ
- a CDS encoding tetratricopeptide repeat protein, yielding MTRAKRAPVEAMAAAHEAPGPAAFVEHAVRDSLERARVHFARAEYEQAQRLCRGVLSMSPEHAEALHLLGMAYDASGAPASAEPLLARSLQIDRRHAWAFANHAGVLVKLGRHAEALDVLRDALLADARYPAAHLCRGHALLALERHDEALQAYDQALSINPLLPEAWTNRGIVLRALGRPADALISLDRAFALAPHDYRTLVSRAHAQRDIGRREDALRSYRLALVVKPGVRELVALCEAVQREIDRMAPST
- a CDS encoding LysE family translocator → MNPATNGFLLSLSLCLDIGIVNIAIMTVSMQRGYWTGFWLGLGSCVGDLVYALLALAGMTALLRFSAIRWGMWLGGTFVLVALALKMAISAIRSARSPQDGNEPAASGTHRQQFVKGVLLALSSPSAIIWFAAVGGALIAQSGVRGWEATSSFLGGFFAAGLAWTAALCLVAAKGGKVFGAKALSFCYFASAALFAFFAWQVVSSGYKTLILGAAS